Proteins from a genomic interval of Medicago truncatula cultivar Jemalong A17 chromosome 3, MtrunA17r5.0-ANR, whole genome shotgun sequence:
- the LOC11444802 gene encoding zinc finger CCCH domain-containing protein 39 — protein MTFPMNKRRRISEKNYSNAFICPPPSNKETGSIFFKTRICHKFKFGNCPKGEHCTYAHGVGEIRQPPANWKDLAGPRNEEWMQFLDDDEKIIHKMGLCKKYYNGEECPYGDTCIFLHRLREDSWKSREACALSIGSIGDGSNNLEGNRSVNKPARGTYWKIKLCPIGDDCHYAYGEADVLPVSANDATTSIPASLGIAKEVEQAKKKPLLWWKLNTKINTIYADWIDDSSLVFPNLPSAEEI, from the exons ATGACTTTTCCAATGAACAAGAGGCGAagaatttctgaaaaaaattattccaatGCATTCATATGCCCTCCTCCATCAAACAAAGAAACAGGAAGCATTTTCTTCAAGACTCGTATTTGTCATAAGTTCAAGTTTGGTAATTGTCCGAAAGGTGAACATTGTACCTATGCTCACGGGGTTGGTGAGATTAGGCAGCCACCGGCGAATTGGAAGGATCTAGCTGGTCCTCGCAATGAGGAATGGATGCAGTTTCTGGATGATGATGAGAAAATCATTCACAAGATGGGGCTATGCAAGAAATACTACAATGGTGAGGAATGTCCTTATGGTGATACATGTATTTTTCTTCATAGGCTTAGGGAAGATTCTTGGAAATCAAGAGAGGCCTGTGCATTAAGCATTGGAAGTATCGGAGATGGTTCTAATAATTTGGAAGGAAATAGGTCTGTGAACAAGCCAGCAAGGGGCACTTACTGGAAGATTAAGCTGTGTCCCATTGGGGATGACTGTCACTACGCTTATGGAGAAGCAG ATGTCTTACCAGTTTCGGCCAATGATGCAACTACCAGCATCCCAGCAAGTCTAGGTATTGCAAAGGAAGTGGAGCAAGCTAAGAAGAAGCCTTTACTTTGGTGGAAATTAAACACGAAGATCAATACTATATATGCTGATTGGATTGATGATTCATCTCTTGTTTTTCCCAACTTGCCAAGTGCAGAGGAGATCTAA